The sequence below is a genomic window from Candidatus Zixiibacteriota bacterium.
TGGCTTGTTCATCGGTAATTGCCAGAGCGAAATTATCGGCCAGAGCCAGGCTGTCAATGTCCACCAGCAGGGTGAACTGGTACTGCTGACCGGAGGTTATTATAATCGGTTCGGAAAAATCCATTAATATTTCGGGCTGGTCCGGGATATTGTCGATGATGCATAGATTGGTGTAGCCGGTGGCCAGGACCATCCGGGAAAGAGCCTCGGAGGCATTCATCGGCTGGCCGGAACCATTCTCGATCACGATCCGCAGACTGTCAAGTCTCAGTGAAGCCAGCGAGGAGGAAGTATCGGGTTGGAGAATTCTCACGCTGAACGGGAAAACATTGGTCTGTCCCCGGGTGACGGAGGTCGGGATAGTATTAATCATTTGCACGACAACGCTGTCCGGAGCGATCTGTATGGTTATCGGTTCGGTTTCAACCAGGGCCGAGGTATCATTGATATCATTGGCCACCGCCCGCATTCTCCACAGGACCATTCCGGCCGAATCGGCCGTGAAATGGAAGGTGAAGGTTGTGGTTTCGTCGACGGCCAGGTTTACCGGCCCGGCCTCGGTCGAATCCAAGGTTACCAGCGAGGAATCGGAGATATAGGTGATTTCGCCGGTGATATTATCGATGGGATTCAGGCTGATATTGGTCACATTCATCCTGACGGCGATTTCCTGGCCGACGGAATAGGTTTCATTCAAAGGTTGTACTGCCAACGCCAGACCGGAGGTTGAGACAGTGAAAATTTCCGCGGCAACCAGCACCCGGTCGAGCGGACCATCATTGAGAGAACTGTAATGGCAGCCGTTCAGCGGCAATTTGGCGCGGAAGGCGGTTCCCGGGGTGGCACTCAGGGAAACATCTCCGAGGACGAATAGAATCGGAGCCGGATCGATAATTTCCAGGTTCAGCCCATCGGTCTGCCACAGACTGTCAACATAATTGAAAACGGCCAAAAGGGAATCGGTTTCCTGCCAGGTACTGTCATGATTGAGATCTATCCAGAGTTCCAGCGGCTCAATATCGGAGCTGTCGGCATCGAAAAGATTGTCAATGACAATGGTTTCGAGAGTGTCCGGTTGGTCGCCGTTCAGGGCCGGAATGAAGGCAAACAGGGTGACCGAGGTATCGCCGGGAGCCAGGGTCCGTGATTCCAGCGGCAGAGTCTTGTACTGCTGATAAACCGAACCATCGACCACCAGGTAACCGCCATTGGTCAGGGGCAGATTGCCGTTGACATTAACCGGTTCGAGGAAACTGAAATCGGTCGGGGCATTGATGGAGACAGCCAGGCTGTCGGAATCGATTATGTCCGGAGGCACATCAATGACGACAAAAAAGTATGAAAGCGATTCGGCCGGGAGAGCGACATTCAACCCGGTCAGGCTGAGTTTGCCGTCGGAGAAATAGCCGGTGGCAATCAGGGAATCGCGCTGGTAGGTCCGGTTTCGATCGGCATCATAGTACAACGCCACCTGGCCCAGCTCATGATCGGCAAAGTCCAGATCCGAGCGGCTGTGCGAAATATTGGTGAAAGTTATACTCCGAAGAGTCTGATCCCGGTCAAGATATCCATTGTAAAGGGCAAAACTCAGGGCCATGTTGTTTTTCGAACCGGGATATATGATTGTGCTGGAGGCCGGGATGGCGATGGCCGTGACCCGGTTGGAGGGGATAATCAGATGCGAGGCGGAACTCACCGCCGCCTTATCGTCAGGACCGATCAGATCGGATTTATACCGGGCGCCCGCCACCGGGATGCCGAACCGCAGAGTCCCGCCGTTAAATTGGGTATTGGCGATATCGATAGTGACATAAAAGGCGGCCCCGGTTGAAGGAACCGGGTAATTCAGATTGGTGATTTCCCAGTAGCTGTTGAAAAAACCGAATTGACCGAGTGAGGCATCACCGACCGAAATTCCGTCCTGGCCATCATCGGCCCAGAGCTTGACCGTAATCGGGGCATCATTAAGGCCCTGCCCGTCGGCATTAATCAGTTGCAGGGTCGACAGAATATCGTCGGCATAACCATTCCCCGGAAGGGTGAAACTGAAAACCATCTGGTTGACCTGTCCCCCGACAAGGGTTTTGCCGGGTATGGCGTCGATAACGATTCGTTCCGCCTGATAAGCATTTATGGTAAAGGACTCGGTGTTCCGAAGCGGGAAGGAACCTTCAATAACAGTTGTTTCGCTGAAATAGATATCCGATGAATCGGCCGGGCCGATATTAAGAGTATTGCCGTTTTTGCCATTCTCCGCATCAAGGGCCAGAGTTACAGCCAGGTCGATCGTCCCGCCGTTGGAGGACAGCACCAGATTGCCGGTGGTCAACATACAGGTCCCGTCAACCAGAACAGCCGTGGCCAGCAGGGAATCGGTATCGCCGATATTTTCAATATCATCATCCCGATCAAGATAAATCAGAACACTGTCGATCTGGCTGTCGAGCAGGGCTTGTTCGACTTCTTCAATATCTTCGGCGTACAGGGTCAGCCGAAGGCTGTCGATTGTCCTTTGATTGTTATAGCCGTTGATTATCTGCAGGCCCAGAATCGGAGGTGTTTCATATCCGGGAATCACTTCATCAGATTTAATATCATATGTCTTGATGGCTACCGCTTCCGAAGTCTGGATGGTGATGGTGTCCAGGGGGGTGGTGGCGCTGTCGATCGGGCCATCATTATTGGAGCTGACGTTAAGGCCATTTTGAGGGATATTGAAAGATATCGTGGCGCCGTTATCGGGGTAGTCGGCCAGAAAGGCCCCAACATAAAAGCGTTGCAGGGGATGAGTCATGGCGGCTTTAAAGCCGCTGACCACCCAGCGATTGCCGGTAAAGACCAGGCGGCCGAGCCGGATTTCGGCACCCGAACCATTCCAGATATTATTGGCATTGTCCTGGTACAGCACCAGCGAATCGAAATCGGATTCGGCGGCTGTTTCGGTATTGACAATACTGAACAGATTCAAAGTATCTTTATCATAGCCGTTGCAGGGAATATCTACTGCAAAAACATTATAAGCCGAAGCAATGGGGCTGATTTCCGTCAGCCCGGTGCTGATTTGAACCAGTTGCTCGGCCACGAGACCGTCGATGACGGCAACTCCGAGCGAATTAACCGTGGCCGGACCGGTCACCGGAGTTCCATCGAAGGTTTCGATATCGGCGGCCGGGTGAATGAGGACATCGAGAGTATCACCATCGCACGGATACAGATCAATATTCGCACCGACCAGAAAGGTCCGGCCCTCATCGGGCGGGATGACGACCGAAGCGAATTCGAAACTGGTGGTGGTTGAAACGCTGTAATCTTCGATGGCGATCAGGCTATCGACATCGGTCAACAGCGAATCATTATCAATATCCAGATAAAGACCGGCCGAATCGACATTGGTGATAAGCTGGGGCTGGTTGCCCGAACCGCGGGAATTATCATTCAGTGTCAGCCCGGTAATACCTTTATTATTATCATAATAATTTTCAATACGGAAGGCCAGGATGGCGTTTTGGGGTTGTCCGGGATGGACCGTTTTATTGCCGATGGCAATCCCGGTTAAGTACAATTCCTCGACATCGATAAAACCGGTGGTATCGGCCAGATTATTAAAACTGCTGACGGCGGTAACTTTAGCCTTTCCCGGGGCCGTCGCGATAAACCTGCCGGTACTGTCAATATCTCCGATTCGCCCGAGGGCTTTCCAGGTGATATCTCCCGGCGCCGTGATATTCATTTCGGAGTCATATCCGGTGACGGAAAAGCTGATGGTATCGCCAATATTAATATCAGCCGAATCGGGCGAGATGACAATCTGGTTCAATTCACCGGAAACGACGGTGATCTGACCGGAAGTGTCGGTCAGGCCGTATCCGGTGGCGACAATATATCCGGTTCCCGAAGTGGCGGGGCTGAAAAGACCGCCGCTATCAATAGTCCCGATTCCGCCGAGAACCGACCAGTCGGCCATGACACCGGGATCGCTCTCATTACCATCGGCATCGAGAAATATATGGCTGAAAAGGATAGTACTGTCCGCCGAAACGGTGACGGTATCGGGCGAGATAATCAATTGCGCCGGAACACCGGCCAGGCAGGTAATTATCCCGGTGGTATCGGCCGCGCTGTCGGAATAGACCGCCCGTATCCGTCCTGTCCCGGGCCCGGTCAAAGTCAGGTCGGTCGAGGAATTCGGACCAACCGATACGGTCCCGATTGAATCAACACCGAGAATTGTCCAGGTGGCGGAAACATCGCCGACTAAACCGCCCCCGGCCGAATATCCCCGGCAGTACAACATGGTGCTGTCGTCATCGGTGCATAAAGTAGTATCATCGAAAGGCGTCCCATCGAACCATTCAATCCGGATTGATTCGGCTTCCGATTCCCGGGCACCCATTTCCGGAGCGGTGCCGAAATACGGAAAACCGAGATCCAGCCCGGCATTGAGCGCCGGCGAACCGTACTGGAGATAGAAATTCGCGGCGGCGGTATCGATAAATTGCGGATCGGCCGAAATACCTCCAGCCGAATCGGACACCCCGCCCAGATAATTACCATCGCTGTTATTCCAGACATCATTAAAACCACAGATGTTGCCGGACGCTCCGCGAATACCCTCGAGATTGCCGATAAAAATATTATTAAAGACACGGGCCGTCCCGATCGTATTGGTGATTTGAATACCGCTTGAGGCACAGTCGTAGGCGGTATTATTGTAATATTTATTATTGTCGCCATTGTAATTAAAAAAACCCCGCTGGCCGCAGGTATGAGAAATATTACGGATAATCAGATTGTCGTCGCCATCCACCCTTATTCCCGACCAACCGATGTTATACATATAGCAGTCGCTCACCCGGCAGGAATCGCCGGTCACATAAATGCCCTGACATCCGGCGTCGATAACCTGTACCGAACGCAGTTCGACATGATTAGCGGTCACGCTTATTCCCGCCCAGGATGCTCCGCCGTTATTGATAACGACATCGCCGTCGCCATACTTGGTATAGACAACCGGTTCCGACTCGGTTCCCCAAGTGGCCAGGTACAGGGTGCTGTCGGTCTCATAGAGGCCCGGCAGAATCCGGATAATATCGCCGGGACCGAGAAGCCCTTTTAAATCGCCGTTATCGATCGAAAGCCAAGCCGATGATGGTGTCAGGCCATCGTGGTCGTCATCACCGGCGGTGGAAACATAGTAGATACTGGAACCGGGGCCGCTGGTATCGGCGACATTGATGACAACCTTTTCGCTGTCAACCGCCAGGGAATCATCGGCGGCATAGAAAGTTACATAATATACACCCGATTGAACGAAACCGGGCGTCCAGTCGAAAGTCCCGGTCCCGTCACCGTGATCGGCCAGTGAGGCCCCGCCGGGCAGGGCGGAGGCGCTCAGGGCCGGGATCGATTCGATATCGGCGGCGGCTATATCAAAATTAAGATTGACGTTTTCTGTGGTCGCCTTGCCGCCGATCGGAGTTAGAACCGGTAACCGGTTGCCGGCTTCGGCCACTGTAATTGTCACCGTTTCGCTGTCAGCCTCAAGAAAATCATCGGTGGCATAAAAGGTGATATCGTAAAGACCCGACTGAAGGTAAGTGGGAGTCCAGTCAAAAGTCCCGGTACCGTCCCCATGATCGATAAAAGAGGCCCCGTCCGGCAACACGGTTGTGGTCAGAACCGGAATAGAGGCATCGTCAAAGGCGGCAACCTCGAAATTAAGATTGATATTTTCGGTCACACTCCTGGAGCCGATCAGGCTTAAAACCGGGGCAGTGTTGGACATCTCAACCGCGCCCATATCGGGTGCCGAACCATAGTACGGATACCCCAGATCAAGAGCGGTATTCAAGCAGGGCGACAAAGCCTGCAGGCTGTAATCATCCGTGGCGGCATCGACAAAAAGCGGATTGGCCGAGATACCGCCGGCCGAATCACTTATGCCGCTGTAATCGTTACTGCTGTTTCCCCAGACATCATTGAAGCCGCAAATATTTCCGGCATTGCCTTTCAGGCCGGTTATATTATTGGCCAGAATACAGTTAAAAACACGGGCGGTGGATTCTTTTAAATCCATTCCATCAGCCGCACTGCCATAGATGGTGTTATGGTAATGAAGACCATAATCGCCGGAGCCCTCGTTTCTGATGCCATCATCATCGGTCCGGGCGATGATATTGCGCATGGTCAGCGCATAAGTTCCCTCCACCCGGATGCCGTATTTGCCGATATCATGAATGAAACACCCGGCCACGGTACAGTGATCGCCCGTGATATGCACGGCATTGTCTTCGGTGTTGGTCAGTTCTGCACCATGCAGAGCAGTATAATCCCCTTCAAGAACGAAGATAATCTTGCTTGCACCGCCGGCATCGAAAACGGCCGGAGATTCGCCGTAGGCGGCGTAAAGGATCGGGTCATCGGAAGTCCCCGAAGTTTGTAATTCGATTTCCGCAGTCAGCGAATATAAACCGGGTAGAATATTGATCGTGTCCCCCGGCTGAATCAGGCCTTTGGTGTCGCCGTTATCGACCGAGGCCCAGGCCGAAGTGGAATCAAGGCCGTCGTTATCGTCATCGCCGGTCGGTGAGACCCAGTATACACTGCCGCCGGTCTGAATAAATTCGAGTGCTCCCAGATCCGGTTTGGAACCGATATATAGATACCCGAGATCAAGCCCGGTATCGATAGCCGGAGAGCCGGCCTGCAATGAGAAATCGCCTCCGGCCGGATTAGTCAAAAGCGGATTGGCCGAGATACCGCCCGCGGAATCGGCGACACCGTTGATATAATTGGACGTGCTGTTGTTCCAGACATCATTGAAACCGCAGATACTGCCGGAATGGCCGTTGATACCATACATGTTATTGATTATGATATTGTTGAACAGGCGTTCGGTGATCGCTGAATTATTGAGCATGACGCCGTTCTGGCCGCAATTGGAAATGGTGTTGTTATGGATTAGATTGTACTGCGCGACATCGAGGACATGAATGCCATCTATTGAAATTTGGTAAATCGTATTCCTCAGGAGCAGATTGCTGTCCCCTTCAAGAAAAACGGCGTGCATTCCTAAATCATGCAGATAGCAATCCAAAATAAGGCAGTTGTTTCCTTTCAGATGGATACCATATATCTGGGAATTGGCGATTTCGAGATCATGCAATTCGACATAATCGCCTTCTGCCAAAGCGATCACATTACTCTGGTTCCCGGCCGTAATGAGAACTGCTCCTCCGTAAGCTCGATAAACAATCGGAGCGGAGGCATTGCCATCGGTTTTAAATTGAATCTGGGATATGACCGAATATGTTCCCGGCAGGATATTGATCGTATCGCCGGCCGCGATAAAACCTTTCTGCTCACCATTATCGATGTCGGCCCAGGCTGAACCGACACTGAGGCCATCACTATTATTATTGCCGGTAGGCGAAACATAATAGACCTCAGCCTGGGAGACTGTCAGGGCTCCGAGCGCAAATACAATGATGAATAATATGGCTCGCATAAAATATTTTTATTCAAATGGTTATTATGGTTTATTTCGGCTTTTTCAGGAGAAAACTTGACCTGGCCTTCGGACATGAAATGGTATCAGAAATTCCCTGTTTCGGCGTATTTTGGACAAAACACCCTGCCGGACAATAAATAGCTATTGCAACAGAGGGATGGGACGCGGCGATCAATGGACTTATATGAAAATCAACGGATTACAAAGTCGTCCTGATAATTTAATGGCGGCTGTCTCGGTCTCTGATTTTTTGGCTCAAGCTGTATCCCGATTCGGTCGATTGAGATTAATAAGTCGTCGTCATGACGGCCAGGGGGTGAAAGCGGCGGACAAGGAGGTCGGCCGCTCACTCGCTTTTCTCTTAATTATCTATTTTAATGGTGGAATAATGTTCAGGAATCAGGCGAAATAAATGGCCTTGGGGAGGCAATGAAATCATTGACGGCGGCCAGGAAAACAGCCCGGTTTATCGGATACAGGCAAAACCGGGCCGGGTAATTTTAGACGGAACCAAGGCAATCGGCCACCTCGAGGATGATATCCCGTCCCCGGAGAACACCGACCAGTTCATTATCCCGCATCACGGCGATATTGATCAGGTGGTGCTCATCCATCAGATGAATGGCCTCCATCAGCGACGCATCGACCGCCACCATGGCCTGGTCATCGACCAGATCCCCGATAAACCTCTGGCCGATGACCTTGCACTGCGCCAGAAACATCCCGGTGAAGAAGGAAGCGTATGGTGAATGGCTGATTGAGGGCGGGATAAGCAGTTTGAGAAGATCGTTGAACCGGATAATCCCGCGGAATTCTCCTTTGCGGCTGAAGACCAGAGCCGAACGGACCTGACCGGAGCGAACGCCCTCGGGAACTGGCCGATAAAAAGCTTTCCGCAGTTCCTCGAGAACCGAGGTCATTGGTTCATCATCATAGACTCGCGGGTAAAAGGCGGGCGGCACCATCAATTCGAAGATGGTTCTTTCGCGCAGGGTTTTATTTCGTCCCCGGTCGAGCATGACGCGGATTTTATCGCCGAGCTGTTCCATATCGACCGGTTTCTGGAGAAAATCGACAATCTCCAGCTTGATTCCGGCCATAGCCGAATCGAAATCGCCATGCCCGGTCAGAATCAGAACCGGCAGGTTTTCCTCGAACTCGCGCAGTTTCTGCAAGGTTTCGATCCCGCTCATCCCGGGCATCTTGAGATCCAGAACGACAATATCGGGCCGGGCCTGTTTGACCCGTCCCAGAGCCTCCTGGCCGTCAGCCGCCTCGGTCACAATGAAACCGCGTCGTCCCAGAGTCCGCGCCGCGGCCTGACGGAAATCGTCCTCATCATCGACAAAAAGCAGCTTAATTTGGGGTTTTTTATTTTCCATATTCATCTCCTTTGGCCGCCGTCTCGCGGTGCAGCCGGTCGTGACTCAATCCGGGTAACGCTGCCGGATTTCTTCGATCAATTCCTGCTGCCTGATCTCCAGGGCTTCCCGGCGGCGATTGAAAACTTTGTTAATGGCCGTTATCAGCGCCTGAACATCGGTCGGTTTCATGAGGTATTCACTGGCGCCCATCTTGATGCCATTGACGGCATCATCGACCGAAGGATGCCCCGACAGGAGAATCACCTCGATGGCCGGCATCTCTTTTTTTATCCGTTTCAGCACTTCCAGCCCGTCCATCCCCGGCATCCTGACATCCAGAACGACCACATCAATCGGGATTTCGTCGAGAATCCGAAGGGCTTTGTCGCCGCTGTCGGCCGTCACGACCCGCATTTTCCGCCGCTCCAGGGTGTTTTTCAGCGATTCGAATAATTCAATTTCATCATCGACCAGAAGCACCTGGATCGGACCGATTCGGGTTTCGTCGGGTTTCTCCCCTCCGGCGGTTTTCTCTCCGGCCGATTCCTTTGCGGCCGCCCGGCGGAGTTTATCGGCCAGTTCGTCCATATCGCACGGTTTGGCGACATAATCGGCGATCCCCTCTCTGGATGTCTGAAAAGCCTGCGCGATGGTACCATGGCCGGTCAGGATAACGACTGCCATATTGGGGCGTTCTTTGCGAAATCGCCGAAAAACCTCAACTCCGTCAAGACCCGGCATTTTAACATCAAGCAGAGCCACATCGTACTCCTCGGATTGGATCATATCCAGGGCGGCGACACCGTCGCGGGCAATCGCCACCTCAAACCCCCGCCGTTCCAGAGCCCGGGATGACGATTCCAGGAATTCCACCTCATCATCCACCATCAGGAGTTTTAATTTTTTTCCGGATTCATTCATTTGAGCCTCACCTGTCCTTGAACTTACGTTTATCGGTGACCGGCGGCAGAGCAATATGCATCGTCGTTCCTGTATTCAGGGCGCTCTCGGCCCGGATGCGGCCGCCCCAGGAATGCACGATACCATAGCAGACCGAAAGCCCCAGGCCGGTTCCTTTGCCTACCGGTTTGGTGGTGAAAAACGGCTCGAAAATGCGCTCCAGATTTTCCGGGGCGATACCCGAGCCGGTGTCTTTTATTTCCAGATGAATTTGGTTATCCCCGCTAAAGGCCCTGATAGTAATCTCGCCGCCGTCGTGCATGGCATCGAGGGCATTGTTGATCAGGTTGACAATAACCTGCTCGAATTCCACCGGATCGGCCAGGGCCGGGGGTAAATCATTATCGATCTCAATTTTAATTTCCACATTACGGATGGCCGCCTGGCGGCGGAGAAGATTGACGATTTCCTCGAGACGCGGAACAATATCGGTCGGCTCCAGAGAAGTTTCCCGCTGACGTCCGAACTGAAGCATCTTGCGGGTAATATTGGCACATCGCTGAATCTGTTTTTTGGCCCGTTCCACCGACTGAAGAATTTGTTCACCCGGAGCCGGATTTTCATTCAGCTCCGCGA
It includes:
- a CDS encoding right-handed parallel beta-helix repeat-containing protein, with product MRAILFIIVFALGALTVSQAEVYYVSPTGNNNSDGLSVGSAWADIDNGEQKGFIAAGDTINILPGTYSVISQIQFKTDGNASAPIVYRAYGGAVLITAGNQSNVIALAEGDYVELHDLEIANSQIYGIHLKGNNCLILDCYLHDLGMHAVFLEGDSNLLLRNTIYQISIDGIHVLDVAQYNLIHNNTISNCGQNGVMLNNSAITERLFNNIIINNMYGINGHSGSICGFNDVWNNSTSNYINGVADSAGGISANPLLTNPAGGDFSLQAGSPAIDTGLDLGYLYIGSKPDLGALEFIQTGGSVYWVSPTGDDDNDGLDSTSAWASVDNGDTKGLIQPGDTINILPGLYSLTAEIELQTSGTSDDPILYAAYGESPAVFDAGGASKIIFVLEGDYTALHGAELTNTEDNAVHITGDHCTVAGCFIHDIGKYGIRVEGTYALTMRNIIARTDDDGIRNEGSGDYGLHYHNTIYGSAADGMDLKESTARVFNCILANNITGLKGNAGNICGFNDVWGNSSNDYSGISDSAGGISANPLFVDAATDDYSLQALSPCLNTALDLGYPYYGSAPDMGAVEMSNTAPVLSLIGSRSVTENINLNFEVAAFDDASIPVLTTTVLPDGASFIDHGDGTGTFDWTPTYLQSGLYDITFYATDDFLEADSETVTITVAEAGNRLPVLTPIGGKATTENVNLNFDIAAADIESIPALSASALPGGASLADHGDGTGTFDWTPGFVQSGVYYVTFYAADDSLAVDSEKVVINVADTSGPGSSIYYVSTAGDDDHDGLTPSSAWLSIDNGDLKGLLGPGDIIRILPGLYETDSTLYLATWGTESEPVVYTKYGDGDVVINNGGASWAGISVTANHVELRSVQVIDAGCQGIYVTGDSCRVSDCYMYNIGWSGIRVDGDDNLIIRNISHTCGQRGFFNYNGDNNKYYNNTAYDCASSGIQITNTIGTARVFNNIFIGNLEGIRGASGNICGFNDVWNNSDGNYLGGVSDSAGGISADPQFIDTAAANFYLQYGSPALNAGLDLGFPYFGTAPEMGARESEAESIRIEWFDGTPFDDTTLCTDDDSTMLYCRGYSAGGGLVGDVSATWTILGVDSIGTVSVGPNSSTDLTLTGPGTGRIRAVYSDSAADTTGIITCLAGVPAQLIISPDTVTVSADSTILFSHIFLDADGNESDPGVMADWSVLGGIGTIDSGGLFSPATSGTGYIVATGYGLTDTSGQITVVSGELNQIVISPDSADINIGDTISFSVTGYDSEMNITAPGDITWKALGRIGDIDSTGRFIATAPGKAKVTAVSSFNNLADTTGFIDVEELYLTGIAIGNKTVHPGQPQNAILAFRIENYYDNNKGITGLTLNDNSRGSGNQPQLITNVDSAGLYLDIDNDSLLTDVDSLIAIEDYSVSTTTSFEFASVVIPPDEGRTFLVGANIDLYPCDGDTLDVLIHPAADIETFDGTPVTGPATVNSLGVAVIDGLVAEQLVQISTGLTEISPIASAYNVFAVDIPCNGYDKDTLNLFSIVNTETAAESDFDSLVLYQDNANNIWNGSGAEIRLGRLVFTGNRWVVSGFKAAMTHPLQRFYVGAFLADYPDNGATISFNIPQNGLNVSSNNDGPIDSATTPLDTITIQTSEAVAIKTYDIKSDEVIPGYETPPILGLQIINGYNNQRTIDSLRLTLYAEDIEEVEQALLDSQIDSVLIYLDRDDDIENIGDTDSLLATAVLVDGTCMLTTGNLVLSSNGGTIDLAVTLALDAENGKNGNTLNIGPADSSDIYFSETTVIEGSFPLRNTESFTINAYQAERIVIDAIPGKTLVGGQVNQMVFSFTLPGNGYADDILSTLQLINADGQGLNDAPITVKLWADDGQDGISVGDASLGQFGFFNSYWEITNLNYPVPSTGAAFYVTIDIANTQFNGGTLRFGIPVAGARYKSDLIGPDDKAAVSSASHLIIPSNRVTAIAIPASSTIIYPGSKNNMALSFALYNGYLDRDQTLRSITFTNISHSRSDLDFADHELGQVALYYDADRNRTYQRDSLIATGYFSDGKLSLTGLNVALPAESLSYFFVVIDVPPDIIDSDSLAVSINAPTDFSFLEPVNVNGNLPLTNGGYLVVDGSVYQQYKTLPLESRTLAPGDTSVTLFAFIPALNGDQPDTLETIVIDNLFDADSSDIEPLELWIDLNHDSTWQETDSLLAVFNYVDSLWQTDGLNLEIIDPAPILFVLGDVSLSATPGTAFRAKLPLNGCHYSSLNDGPLDRVLVAAEIFTVSTSGLALAVQPLNETYSVGQEIAVRMNVTNISLNPIDNITGEITYISDSSLVTLDSTEAGPVNLAVDETTTFTFHFTADSAGMVLWRMRAVANDINDTSALVETEPITIQIAPDSVVVQMINTIPTSVTRGQTNVFPFSVRILQPDTSSSLASLRLDSLRIVIENGSGQPMNASEALSRMVLATGYTNLCIIDNIPDQPEILMDFSEPIIITSGQQYQFTLLVDIDSLALADNFALAITDEQAIVIVDQNADQPVTISPATPFPMRTASCRIDDPSQTMALSYESLLPPAVNFGQYNVDVLRLRLFHPGESGSSQIQLTGLSMAFVDNFGDTLVIPQLLDEVRLVRQSTVIASVYDFEIGAGSLDIQLNSPITLSPGEIDSLKIQVMIGNMPAYSGFALHIADSTAFVIRDLSSGSLLQAVTDTNYTLASESIFPINSSFAGFEYPAIPPELCLVSRLPESVVGGVDALPLFDIFIEYPADSGFASLDIQDIRLTVLDTLGIPLDPDHLFDRIGYRISGGNIYYQSFIRLQSGYTVFDLDDSAIMVTPGDTLTLELVADIESDALYDNFVLEIPSFQAINIRDANDTAHTPQIEAGCAFEMPFQTGVSSIFLPAGRPALQLRRQPTLLAYPGQADAVVLSGHLRYDNPSPLGDLALSSVSGKFLQRTASGYVSPESDVFRSVSLIINDNVVAVDSQIVGDSLSLVLDEELIIRIGSNLEMELRCEIDSAAAPGNYTFRFGDSSFMAIADHNLETPCYIILDNGSYPLYASEISLAAENLGSSFSNFTNPFNPAHEPTVIGYNLPEAAQVDIEIFTITGEMIKRVADNAFRAAGPHREDIWMGRNDGNFDVLPGTYFCRITARYVSGGTEEYRRKIAVIR
- a CDS encoding response regulator, translating into MENKKPQIKLLFVDDEDDFRQAAARTLGRRGFIVTEAADGQEALGRVKQARPDIVVLDLKMPGMSGIETLQKLREFEENLPVLILTGHGDFDSAMAGIKLEIVDFLQKPVDMEQLGDKIRVMLDRGRNKTLRERTIFELMVPPAFYPRVYDDEPMTSVLEELRKAFYRPVPEGVRSGQVRSALVFSRKGEFRGIIRFNDLLKLLIPPSISHSPYASFFTGMFLAQCKVIGQRFIGDLVDDQAMVAVDASLMEAIHLMDEHHLINIAVMRDNELVGVLRGRDIILEVADCLGSV
- a CDS encoding response regulator encodes the protein MNESGKKLKLLMVDDEVEFLESSSRALERRGFEVAIARDGVAALDMIQSEEYDVALLDVKMPGLDGVEVFRRFRKERPNMAVVILTGHGTIAQAFQTSREGIADYVAKPCDMDELADKLRRAAAKESAGEKTAGGEKPDETRIGPIQVLLVDDEIELFESLKNTLERRKMRVVTADSGDKALRILDEIPIDVVVLDVRMPGMDGLEVLKRIKKEMPAIEVILLSGHPSVDDAVNGIKMGASEYLMKPTDVQALITAINKVFNRRREALEIRQQELIEEIRQRYPD